One window of the Enterobacter huaxiensis genome contains the following:
- a CDS encoding MarR family winged helix-turn-helix transcriptional regulator: MSEEDLFCRRPMGMRMAMVVRQWRAVIDDAILDTGLTQSSWTVMMQLHQLGDNVSVSELAEVQGIELPPLMRTLTQLEKQGYLLRSVSPYDKRIRLLTLTPEGKTVLETLTQVIENFQARVSQNIAPEHIDIFSATLNQIACNLRTIREEDNKTEK; the protein is encoded by the coding sequence ATGAGTGAAGAAGATCTGTTCTGCCGCAGGCCGATGGGCATGCGGATGGCGATGGTCGTGCGTCAGTGGCGCGCGGTGATCGACGACGCCATTCTCGATACCGGGTTAACCCAGTCGAGCTGGACGGTGATGATGCAGCTTCACCAGCTTGGGGATAACGTCTCGGTGAGCGAACTGGCGGAGGTGCAGGGTATCGAACTGCCGCCGCTGATGCGCACCCTGACGCAGCTGGAAAAGCAGGGCTACCTGCTGCGCAGCGTATCGCCTTATGACAAGCGCATCCGGCTGTTAACGCTGACGCCTGAGGGTAAAACCGTTCTTGAAACGCTCACCCAGGTTATTGAGAACTTTCAGGCTCGCGTATCGCAAAACATCGCGCCGGAACATATCGACATTTTCAGCGCCACGCTGAATCAAATCGCCTGCAATTTGCGGACAATCCGCGAAGAAGATAACAAGACCGAAAAATAA
- a CDS encoding ArsR/SmtB family transcription factor codes for MLKTSLNPDSGAALEQAMAAVAAAMADPSRVKMLCALMDGRAWTATELSAAADVAPSTASGHLARLVEGKLIICLSQGRHRYYRLAGHDVAELVEQMMGLSWSRITPPETSAPRAMREARTCYDHLAGTVAVQIYDFMQAEGWLEADGSALTPYGREQFLKLGVQLNSSTRRKACCACLDWSERRFHLGGEAGAALLTFLESKGWIQRVAGYREVVVTALGKSAVRRHFSR; via the coding sequence ATGTTAAAGACGAGCTTAAATCCTGACAGCGGCGCGGCGTTGGAACAGGCCATGGCGGCGGTGGCGGCGGCAATGGCCGATCCGTCGCGCGTGAAAATGCTCTGCGCGCTGATGGACGGGCGCGCGTGGACCGCCACCGAACTCAGCGCTGCCGCAGACGTCGCGCCGTCGACCGCCAGCGGGCATCTCGCCCGGCTGGTGGAGGGAAAGCTGATTATCTGCCTGTCTCAGGGGCGCCACCGCTACTACCGTCTGGCGGGGCACGACGTTGCGGAGCTGGTGGAGCAGATGATGGGGCTTTCCTGGAGCCGCATTACGCCGCCGGAAACCAGCGCGCCGAGGGCCATGCGCGAAGCGCGAACCTGCTACGACCATCTTGCCGGAACGGTTGCGGTGCAGATCTATGATTTTATGCAGGCGGAAGGGTGGCTTGAGGCTGACGGTTCAGCGCTCACGCCGTATGGCCGGGAGCAGTTTCTGAAACTCGGCGTTCAGTTAAATTCCAGTACCCGTCGCAAGGCCTGCTGCGCCTGCCTGGACTGGAGCGAGCGGCGCTTTCATCTTGGCGGCGAGGCGGGTGCGGCGCTGCTCACTTTTCTGGAAAGTAAAGGCTGGATCCAGCGCGTGGCGGGGTACAGGGAGGTGGTGGTGACGGCTTTGGGGAAAAGTGCCGTCAGGAGGCATTTTAGCCGCTAA